A part of Gramella sp. MAR_2010_147 genomic DNA contains:
- a CDS encoding deoxyribodipyrimidine photo-lyase, translating to MSKNVNVFWFRRDLRLDDNAGFKAALQDSLPVLPIFIFDPEILEKLPENDARVTFIFDELQKMRNELQDKYGSSIAIFHGNLERIFKSLISDYRIEKVFTNRDYEPYAKERDKKIAQLLSENNIDFLDFKDQVIFEKDEVVKKDSDPYVVYTPYKNLWRDKFSKIDLDFHYTKRYMDNLYENSRLPNLSLADIGFKKSSLKVPDYKLTPGLIKDYKDKRDYPAVEGTSRLGPHLRFGTVSVRQMVRDANKEQNKTFLDELVWREFFMQILFHFPDTVTDAFKKKYDRINWRNNNEEFELWKQGKTGYPLVDAGMRQLNESGFMHNRIRMLVGSFLCKHLLIDWRWGEAYFAEKLLDYEMSSNVGNWQWVAGSGVDAAPYFRIFNPTTQIEKFDKNKDYIKEWVPEYGTDDYPEKMVDHKEARERALKTYKEAVSN from the coding sequence ATGAGCAAGAACGTAAATGTTTTCTGGTTTAGAAGAGATCTTAGGCTGGATGATAATGCAGGTTTTAAAGCGGCACTTCAGGATAGTTTACCAGTCTTACCTATTTTCATATTTGATCCTGAGATCCTTGAAAAATTACCCGAAAATGATGCACGGGTAACTTTTATTTTCGATGAACTTCAGAAAATGAGAAATGAACTTCAGGATAAATATGGAAGCTCTATCGCTATATTCCATGGGAATCTCGAAAGAATATTCAAGTCACTAATTTCGGATTATAGGATTGAAAAGGTTTTTACAAATAGAGATTATGAACCTTATGCTAAGGAACGCGACAAGAAAATAGCGCAACTTTTATCAGAAAATAATATCGATTTTCTTGATTTTAAAGATCAGGTGATATTTGAAAAAGACGAAGTGGTAAAAAAAGATAGTGATCCCTATGTAGTTTATACACCATACAAAAATCTATGGAGGGATAAATTCAGTAAAATAGATCTGGATTTTCACTATACGAAAAGGTATATGGACAATCTTTATGAGAATTCAAGATTGCCAAATTTGAGCTTAGCCGATATAGGTTTCAAAAAATCTTCACTAAAAGTACCGGATTATAAGTTAACACCTGGTCTTATAAAAGATTATAAGGATAAACGAGATTATCCAGCGGTAGAAGGTACTTCCCGTTTAGGACCTCACTTAAGGTTTGGAACGGTGAGTGTGCGCCAAATGGTTCGGGATGCGAATAAAGAGCAAAACAAAACTTTTCTGGACGAACTAGTATGGCGGGAATTTTTTATGCAAATACTTTTTCATTTTCCAGATACGGTCACAGATGCTTTTAAAAAAAAATATGACCGTATAAACTGGAGAAACAATAATGAGGAATTTGAATTATGGAAACAGGGTAAAACAGGTTATCCTCTAGTTGATGCCGGAATGCGCCAGTTAAATGAATCAGGTTTTATGCATAACAGGATCAGAATGCTCGTTGGGTCATTTCTCTGCAAGCACCTGTTGATAGACTGGCGTTGGGGAGAAGCTTATTTTGCTGAGAAATTACTGGATTATGAAATGTCATCCAATGTTGGAAACTGGCAGTGGGTGGCTGGTAGCGGTGTAGATGCTGCACCTTATTTCAGGATTTTTAACCCAACCACGCAAATTGAGAAGTTCGACAAGAATAAAGATTATATTAAGGAGTGGGTTCCGGAATATGGCACTGATGACTATCCTGAAAAAATGGTAGATCACAAAGAAGCCAGGGAAAGAGCACTCAAAACCTATAAAGAAGCTGTTAGTAATTAA
- a CDS encoding SDR family oxidoreductase encodes MKKNILLIGGSTGIGYQIAELLNDNNNIFIASRSNANLDAKKVTHLEFDVLKDNIADLDLPDTIDGLVYCPGSIDLKPFKMMKPQDFEKEMNLNFFGLVRSVKGVLEKLKNSNQASLVFFSTVAVKVGMPFHTNVAAAKGAIEGFAKSLAAEYAPSFRVNVIAPSLTDTPLAEKLLSNNDKRQKMDQRHPLKRVGEPKDIANLAAFLLSDNSTWITGQVLGVDGGLSTINSN; translated from the coding sequence ATGAAAAAGAATATTTTATTAATAGGTGGTTCTACCGGAATTGGTTATCAGATTGCAGAATTGCTAAATGATAATAATAATATTTTTATCGCTTCCAGAAGCAATGCAAATCTGGATGCTAAAAAAGTAACGCACTTAGAATTTGACGTTTTGAAAGATAATATTGCTGATCTTGACTTACCAGATACTATAGACGGACTGGTTTACTGCCCGGGAAGCATTGACCTTAAACCTTTTAAAATGATGAAACCACAAGATTTTGAAAAGGAAATGAATCTGAATTTCTTCGGATTGGTGAGAAGCGTCAAAGGTGTTCTCGAGAAATTGAAAAATTCTAATCAGGCAAGTCTTGTTTTCTTTAGTACAGTTGCCGTAAAAGTGGGAATGCCTTTCCATACTAATGTGGCAGCGGCCAAAGGAGCTATAGAAGGATTTGCAAAATCTTTGGCTGCTGAATATGCTCCGAGTTTTAGAGTGAATGTGATCGCCCCTTCTCTAACCGATACCCCTCTTGCAGAAAAATTATTGTCTAACAATGATAAGAGACAAAAAATGGACCAGAGACATCCTTTAAAAAGAGTTGGCGAACCTAAAGATATCGCCAATTTAGCAGCGTTCTTATTGAGTGATAACAGCACATGGATCACAGGGCAGGTTCTTGGTGTTGATGGAGGACTTTCAACTATAAATAGTAATTAA
- a CDS encoding Gfo/Idh/MocA family oxidoreductase — protein sequence MKKIKWGIIGLGKIANKFAEGLTSVENAELYAVASRDIKNAQDFSKTYQTKVAYGSYEELMNDENVNVIYIATPHAFHRELTLRCINHGKAVLCEKPFAMNAQETEEMIALSRVKKVFLMEALWTKFLPHFQYVSKKIESGEFGKVLSVKADFGFPAKFDKSKRLFNKSLGGGSLLDIGIYPVFMAYSILGKPINIKANAQFAETGVDTECSITFNYPNGVKADLFSTFKEKTPTIAEIKLEKGTIILNSRFHEPTTVTIISKAKSELKEFGVEANGYNFEAAHVTEMLQQRKIESDIWSLDKTKGLASLLDSIRNEIGLEY from the coding sequence ATGAAGAAAATAAAATGGGGTATTATAGGTCTTGGAAAGATTGCAAATAAATTTGCTGAAGGACTCACTTCGGTTGAAAATGCTGAATTATATGCCGTGGCAAGCAGAGATATTAAAAACGCACAGGATTTTTCAAAAACATATCAAACTAAAGTAGCATACGGGTCTTATGAAGAGTTGATGAACGATGAAAATGTAAATGTGATCTATATTGCCACTCCGCATGCATTTCATCGTGAGCTTACTTTACGATGCATCAACCACGGGAAGGCGGTACTTTGTGAAAAGCCTTTTGCTATGAATGCTCAGGAAACTGAAGAAATGATAGCTCTTTCCAGGGTAAAAAAAGTCTTTTTAATGGAAGCGCTCTGGACCAAGTTTTTACCGCATTTTCAATATGTTTCTAAAAAAATAGAATCGGGTGAATTTGGGAAAGTACTATCAGTTAAAGCAGACTTCGGATTTCCTGCAAAATTTGATAAGTCCAAAAGACTGTTCAACAAATCCCTTGGAGGTGGAAGCCTTCTGGATATTGGGATCTACCCGGTTTTTATGGCTTACAGTATTTTAGGGAAACCCATTAATATCAAAGCCAATGCTCAATTTGCTGAAACTGGTGTAGATACAGAATGTAGTATCACCTTCAACTATCCCAATGGAGTGAAAGCAGATCTTTTTTCGACATTTAAAGAGAAAACTCCCACTATTGCTGAAATAAAACTGGAAAAAGGAACGATTATTCTTAATTCAAGGTTTCATGAGCCTACCACAGTTACAATTATTTCTAAAGCTAAGAGTGAGTTAAAAGAATTTGGAGTCGAAGCCAATGGCTATAATTTTGAGGCGGCTCACGTTACTGAAATGCTTCAGCAAAGAAAAATCGAGAGTGATATTTGGAGCCTTGACAAAACTAAAGGTCTTGCAAGTTTACTGGATAGTATTCGTAACGAAATAGGTTTAGAGTACTAA
- a CDS encoding DUF2911 domain-containing protein produces MKKLLSLAVILCLSFSVNAQIEAPQPSPFGKLEQKVGLTDVTIEYSRPGMRGRTIFGDLVPYGEVWRTGANANTKITFSDDVKINGKELKKGSYAIYTVPSEDSWEVMFYSATDNWGAPQKWDESKVALKATAETMEMPMPMETFTIVVDDLKNDSASLNFIWESTIAMLKMEVPTDTKTMASIEKVMNGPNANDYFAAGTYYHEAGKDLEKAYKWVSKATEMAGDQAFWMLRRKSLIEAEMGKKQEAIATAKKSMASAEKANNADYVKMNKESIAEWGGSK; encoded by the coding sequence ATGAAAAAACTACTATCACTGGCAGTCATTCTTTGCCTTTCATTTTCAGTAAACGCTCAAATTGAAGCTCCGCAGCCAAGTCCTTTTGGAAAGCTCGAACAAAAAGTTGGACTTACCGATGTTACGATCGAATATTCCAGACCGGGAATGAGAGGCAGAACTATTTTTGGAGACCTGGTGCCTTACGGAGAAGTTTGGAGAACAGGTGCCAATGCTAATACAAAGATCACATTTAGTGACGATGTGAAAATTAATGGCAAGGAACTAAAAAAAGGCTCGTACGCAATATATACGGTTCCTTCTGAAGACTCATGGGAGGTAATGTTCTATTCTGCAACAGATAATTGGGGAGCACCACAAAAATGGGATGAAAGCAAAGTTGCATTAAAAGCAACTGCAGAAACTATGGAAATGCCAATGCCAATGGAAACTTTTACTATTGTTGTTGACGATCTTAAAAATGATTCAGCAAGCTTGAACTTTATTTGGGAAAGTACTATTGCCATGTTGAAAATGGAAGTCCCCACAGATACTAAAACAATGGCTAGTATTGAGAAAGTAATGAACGGCCCTAATGCCAACGATTATTTTGCTGCGGGTACATATTATCATGAAGCAGGAAAAGATCTTGAAAAGGCTTATAAATGGGTGTCTAAAGCTACAGAAATGGCTGGTGACCAGGCTTTCTGGATGTTAAGAAGAAAATCTTTGATCGAAGCTGAAATGGGCAAGAAGCAGGAAGCGATTGCGACGGCTAAAAAGTCTATGGCTTCAGCTGAAAAAGCTAATAATGCTGATTACGTGAAAATGAATAAAGAATCTATTGCAGAGTGGGGAGGAAGTAAATAA
- a CDS encoding SRPBCC family protein — MKIYTLRSVQKLPISPKKAWDFLSDPENLKVITPDYMGFEILSGADRPMFQGQIIQYIVTPVAGIKTKWVTEITHVREGEYFVDEQRFGPYALWHHKHFIKPVPGGVEMEDIIDYKLPFGVLGQMVHPFMVKPKLKEIFDYRRQKLTELFGEFKEESDSSKTLKQDILN; from the coding sequence ATGAAGATCTACACATTACGAAGTGTGCAAAAACTACCTATCAGCCCGAAGAAAGCCTGGGATTTTCTTTCAGATCCTGAAAATTTAAAAGTGATAACTCCAGATTATATGGGTTTTGAAATACTTTCAGGAGCTGACAGACCAATGTTTCAGGGACAGATAATCCAGTATATCGTTACTCCCGTAGCCGGTATTAAAACCAAATGGGTTACAGAAATAACCCATGTGAGAGAGGGAGAATACTTTGTAGATGAGCAAAGGTTTGGGCCTTATGCACTTTGGCATCACAAACATTTTATTAAACCCGTCCCCGGCGGAGTGGAAATGGAAGATATTATAGATTACAAATTACCTTTTGGAGTTTTAGGCCAGATGGTCCATCCTTTCATGGTTAAACCAAAGCTTAAAGAAATTTTTGATTATCGAAGACAGAAACTCACAGAGCTTTTTGGAGAGTTTAAAGAGGAGTCAGATAGTTCAAAAACTTTAAAACAAGATATATTAAATTAA
- a CDS encoding sodium:solute symporter: protein MQLIDWIILTGTIAFIVWYGVYKSRGSRNVEDYIGGGKNAKWWTVGLSVMATQASAITFLSTPGQAFHDGMGFVQFYFGLPIAMVIICMVFIPIYHRLKVYTAYEYLETRFDRKTRTLTAILFLIQRGLAAGITIFAPAIVLSAVLGWNLTYLTVIIGVLVIIYTVSGGTKAVSVTHKQQMAVIFTGMVVAFFIILSYLPDSVGFTNALEIAGAGGKMDILDYSFDFENRYTLWSGLIGGSFLALSYFGTDQSQVQRYLTGASVRESQMGMIFNGLLKVPLQFFILLVGVMVFVFYQFNTAPLNFNPAATETVLNSNYAEQYKDLMLQHEEIQLERQNLGLNYAENKSQMSQSEIADFEKEYNRLDKEQNEIRERSKEFIDASDEEAESNDKDYVFIHFILNNLPKGFIGLLLAVILSAAMSSTASELNALASTTVIDLYRRNHKEARTEEHYLAASKWFTLMWGLIAIAFASLADLFDNLIQLVNIIGSLFYGNVLGIFLLAFFIKTVKSNAVFIAAIITQAVVLLVFKLDLMPYLWLNVLGCLLVIALAFLIQLFKSGNSDLRKI from the coding sequence ATGCAATTAATAGACTGGATAATCCTTACAGGAACCATTGCCTTTATTGTTTGGTATGGCGTTTATAAATCTCGTGGTAGTAGAAATGTAGAAGATTATATTGGAGGTGGTAAAAATGCGAAATGGTGGACAGTTGGATTATCTGTCATGGCTACACAGGCCAGTGCGATCACCTTTCTTTCCACTCCTGGCCAGGCCTTTCATGATGGGATGGGCTTTGTACAATTCTATTTTGGATTACCCATTGCCATGGTCATTATATGTATGGTCTTTATTCCTATTTATCACAGGCTTAAAGTATATACTGCCTACGAATATCTTGAAACCAGATTCGACAGAAAAACCAGGACACTTACTGCCATCTTATTTCTTATACAAAGAGGGCTTGCAGCCGGGATCACCATTTTCGCACCGGCAATAGTCCTTTCTGCTGTTCTGGGCTGGAACCTCACCTATCTTACTGTAATAATAGGAGTTTTAGTGATCATATATACCGTTTCCGGCGGAACCAAAGCGGTTAGTGTGACCCACAAACAACAAATGGCTGTGATCTTTACGGGAATGGTCGTGGCATTTTTTATTATTCTAAGTTATTTACCAGATTCTGTAGGATTTACCAATGCGCTCGAAATTGCCGGCGCCGGCGGTAAAATGGACATTCTTGATTATTCCTTTGATTTTGAAAACCGTTATACCCTGTGGAGCGGTCTTATAGGAGGAAGTTTTCTTGCCCTCTCCTATTTTGGGACAGACCAAAGTCAGGTGCAGCGATACCTCACCGGTGCTTCTGTAAGGGAAAGTCAGATGGGAATGATCTTTAACGGATTATTAAAAGTGCCACTTCAGTTTTTTATACTTCTGGTTGGAGTAATGGTATTTGTATTTTATCAGTTTAATACCGCTCCTTTAAATTTTAATCCCGCGGCCACAGAAACGGTTCTCAACTCTAATTATGCCGAACAGTATAAAGATCTTATGCTTCAGCATGAGGAGATTCAACTGGAAAGACAAAATCTTGGGTTAAATTATGCCGAGAATAAATCTCAAATGAGCCAGTCTGAAATTGCAGATTTCGAAAAAGAATATAACAGGCTGGATAAAGAACAAAATGAAATAAGGGAGCGTTCAAAAGAATTTATAGACGCTTCAGATGAAGAAGCTGAAAGTAATGACAAAGATTATGTGTTCATACACTTTATTCTAAACAATCTTCCTAAAGGATTTATTGGACTTTTACTTGCAGTAATTTTATCTGCAGCCATGTCTTCAACTGCTTCAGAATTAAATGCGCTGGCATCTACTACAGTAATTGACCTTTATAGAAGAAACCATAAAGAAGCAAGGACCGAAGAACATTATCTAGCCGCTTCAAAATGGTTCACTTTAATGTGGGGGCTTATTGCTATAGCATTTGCAAGTCTCGCAGATCTCTTTGACAATCTTATTCAGCTGGTCAATATCATTGGAAGCCTTTTCTACGGTAATGTTCTGGGAATATTCCTGCTGGCATTCTTTATTAAAACTGTAAAAAGCAATGCAGTATTTATAGCAGCCATTATTACCCAGGCAGTCGTCCTCCTGGTATTTAAACTTGACCTTATGCCTTATTTATGGCTTAATGTTCTTGGCTGCCTGTTGGTGATAGCACTGGCATTTTTAATACAATTATTTAAATCTGGAAATTCTGATTTACGTAAAATATGA
- the kdsB gene encoding 3-deoxy-manno-octulosonate cytidylyltransferase, producing MKETSKNRIIAMIPARYKASRFPGKLMKDLNGKTVIVRTYEAAVNTGLFDEVYVVTDSNKIFDEIVNEGGQVIRSNKEHECGSDRIAEAVEKMEIDIVVNVQGDEPFIDKNSLAKLLEVFEQEGAEVIDLASLKTPLKDSDDITNPNNVKVITGKDDFALYFSRFPIPYPRDTSANVTYFKHIGIYAFRKSALMDFYRLPMLPLEAAEKIECIRYLEYGKKIKMVETSVKSIGIDTPEDLEKARKLLS from the coding sequence ATGAAAGAAACTTCTAAAAACCGGATCATAGCCATGATCCCTGCACGTTATAAAGCTTCCAGATTTCCGGGGAAATTAATGAAAGATCTTAATGGTAAGACGGTAATTGTACGTACTTATGAAGCTGCGGTAAATACAGGTCTTTTTGATGAAGTTTATGTGGTTACAGATAGTAATAAGATCTTTGATGAGATAGTAAACGAAGGCGGACAGGTAATAAGAAGTAATAAAGAGCATGAGTGCGGAAGCGATCGTATTGCTGAAGCTGTTGAGAAAATGGAAATAGATATTGTGGTGAACGTTCAGGGAGATGAACCATTTATAGATAAAAATAGTCTGGCAAAATTGCTCGAGGTTTTTGAACAGGAAGGGGCTGAAGTAATAGATCTGGCATCTTTGAAAACACCATTGAAAGATAGCGACGATATTACCAACCCTAATAATGTAAAGGTGATTACCGGGAAAGATGATTTTGCACTTTACTTTTCGAGATTTCCAATTCCGTATCCCAGAGATACTTCCGCGAATGTCACTTATTTCAAGCATATCGGGATTTATGCTTTCAGAAAATCAGCCTTGATGGATTTTTACCGTTTACCAATGCTGCCTTTGGAAGCTGCGGAAAAGATAGAATGCATAAGGTACCTGGAATATGGTAAAAAGATAAAGATGGTAGAAACCAGTGTAAAAAGTATTGGGATAGATACTCCCGAAGATCTTGAAAAAGCAAGGAAGCTACTTAGTTAA